A region of Terriglobales bacterium DNA encodes the following proteins:
- a CDS encoding ROK family protein, giving the protein MEPVFLGVDIGGTKVAAGLVDARGRILAKARVPMVSREDAAAGLRSVQSAIAAALQAQPGKGTAPSAIGISSPGPLDPERGVVLNPPNLPCWRNFPLVEEIQKAHGLPTHIENDANAAALAEALWGAGAGFRYVFYATLGTGIGTGLVLDGRIYHGRTGAAVEAGHISIDYRGPRCGCGKRGCIEALASGPAMAQRARERLAAAGPAGAKVLELAGGDPQAITAEVVAAAWRAGDPFATAVLRDTADLLAIWLGDVIDVLEPEVLIFGGGMGELFAEWFEHIRAQLPQWSINSRCREIPLVRAHYGEDSGITGAAALCLAAPPVV; this is encoded by the coding sequence GTGGAACCGGTTTTTCTAGGCGTGGATATCGGTGGCACCAAGGTGGCCGCGGGGCTGGTGGACGCGCGCGGGCGCATCCTGGCCAAGGCACGCGTGCCCATGGTGAGCCGCGAAGACGCGGCCGCGGGACTGCGCTCGGTGCAGAGTGCCATCGCCGCCGCTCTGCAGGCGCAACCGGGGAAGGGGACAGCGCCGTCCGCCATCGGCATCAGCAGCCCGGGCCCGCTCGATCCGGAGCGCGGGGTGGTCCTCAATCCTCCCAACCTGCCCTGCTGGCGCAATTTCCCCCTGGTGGAAGAGATCCAGAAGGCGCACGGCCTGCCCACGCACATCGAAAACGATGCCAACGCCGCCGCCCTGGCCGAAGCCCTGTGGGGCGCCGGCGCCGGCTTTCGCTACGTCTTCTACGCCACGCTGGGGACCGGCATCGGCACCGGCCTGGTGCTGGACGGCCGCATCTATCACGGGCGCACGGGGGCGGCCGTGGAGGCCGGGCACATCTCCATCGACTATCGCGGTCCGCGCTGCGGCTGCGGCAAGCGCGGCTGCATCGAGGCTCTGGCCTCCGGGCCGGCGATGGCCCAACGCGCCCGCGAGCGCCTGGCCGCCGCGGGCCCAGCCGGAGCCAAGGTCCTGGAACTGGCGGGAGGGGATCCGCAGGCGATCACCGCGGAGGTCGTGGCCGCGGCCTGGCGTGCGGGCGATCCCTTCGCCACTGCCGTTCTGCGCGACACCGCCGACCTGCTGGCCATCTGGCTGGGCGATGTGATCGACGTGCTGGAGCCCGAGGTCCTCATCTTCGGCGGCGGCATGGGTGAGCTGTTCGCGGAGTGGTTCGAGCACATCCGGGCGCAGTTGCCGCAGTGGTCCATCAACTCGCGCTGCCGCGAGATCCCGTTGGTACGCGCCCACTACGGCGAGGACTCCGGCATCACCGGCGCTGCCGCCCTCTGCCTGGCGGCCCCGCCGGTGGTCTAA
- a CDS encoding L-rhamnose/proton symporter RhaT — protein MNGTVVGVLLLLVAGAMNGSFTLPMKFTKGWAWENTWLAWTFWALVLFPPTVTLATVPALRQVYGNAPGSALVIVIACGAGWGISQVFFGLAVDAVGIALAFSVILGLAAAVGSLVPLIRLHPEQIFTAQGLEVLGGVALVLVGVGVCGVAGRKREAALGQAPQKASVSRGLLYCCISGVGSALVNFGLAFGQPLLAAAQKLGASPTWSPNAVWMPLMCAGGVPNLVYCAYLLRKNRTGSRFGSRGTAGYFLLAGVMGVFWFGSTLMYGVAAGRLGSLGTVLGWPLFMSLIVITASFWGVVTKEWKGTGRRPLQVMFAGVSVLVVAIFVLASASR, from the coding sequence ATGAACGGCACGGTCGTTGGCGTTCTGCTGTTGTTAGTTGCCGGGGCGATGAACGGCAGCTTCACGCTGCCCATGAAGTTCACCAAGGGGTGGGCCTGGGAGAACACCTGGCTGGCCTGGACCTTCTGGGCCCTGGTGCTGTTCCCGCCGACCGTGACCCTGGCCACGGTGCCTGCGCTGCGCCAGGTGTATGGCAACGCGCCCGGCAGTGCGCTGGTCATCGTGATCGCCTGCGGGGCCGGCTGGGGGATCTCGCAGGTTTTCTTCGGGCTGGCGGTGGATGCGGTGGGCATCGCTCTGGCGTTCTCCGTGATCCTGGGCCTGGCGGCGGCGGTAGGCAGCCTGGTGCCGCTCATCCGCCTGCACCCGGAGCAGATCTTCACCGCGCAGGGTCTGGAGGTGCTGGGCGGCGTGGCCCTGGTGCTGGTGGGCGTGGGCGTGTGCGGGGTGGCAGGGCGCAAGCGCGAAGCCGCGCTGGGGCAGGCGCCACAGAAGGCTTCGGTGTCGCGCGGCCTGCTGTATTGCTGCATCAGCGGGGTCGGCTCGGCGCTGGTGAACTTCGGCTTGGCCTTCGGCCAGCCCCTGCTGGCGGCGGCGCAGAAACTGGGCGCCTCGCCCACTTGGTCGCCCAACGCCGTCTGGATGCCGCTGATGTGCGCCGGCGGCGTCCCCAACCTTGTTTACTGCGCCTACCTGCTGCGCAAGAACCGCACCGGAAGCCGCTTCGGCAGCCGCGGCACCGCCGGCTACTTCCTGCTGGCGGGCGTGATGGGCGTCTTCTGGTTCGGCAGCACGCTGATGTACGGCGTGGCGGCGGGGCGGCTGGGTTCGCTGGGCACGGTGCTGGGCTGGCCGCTGTTCATGTCCCTCATCGTGATCACCGCCAGCTTCTGGGGCGTGGTCACCAAGGAGTGGAAGGGCACGGGCCGGCGCCCGCTGCAAGTCATGTTCGCGGGCGTCTCCGTGCTGGTGGTGGCGATCTTCGTGCTCGCTTCCGCCAGCCGCTGA
- a CDS encoding alpha-mannosidase — translation MRNTILRCAPGLLLLAALPALALPPQAAGAPNAARDWKPIVARFDAITTIPLPEWRFHAVDGTPGEAEETDDTSWQSYQTRKEWTTGSAWLRRTVELPALLHGYDLRGARLLLHIDLEGETTPRVAVYVNGRQVAEGEDLDTALISPSVEPGTKLLLAIRVQVLPGKTVLRRSQLDFQPAPGRPDPRMLLEECQSADLVIRGVAEQQAEREAYVDSALAAVDWAALERGDQAGFDQSLRAAQAKLQPLDAWLKSFTIHATGNTHIDMAWLWPASETVDVVRNTFSSALELMQEYPDFTFTMSTAQAYAWMEEKYPSLFQQIQERVKEGRWEPIGGMWVEPDLNIPDGESLVRQILIGKRYFKEKLGVDIRTGWNPDSFGYNWQLPQIYKKSGFDFFVTQKIYWNETTKFPYSVFWWESPDGTRILTYFPHDYANPLEPVRMADHLGEFQRKAHYPEMMFLYGVGDHGGGPTREMLETARRWQQPGAIYPRLELGKAQPYLDQLAAAAPQANFPVWDSELYLEYHRGTFTTQAETKKANRRNEVLLLEAEKFSSLASLYGRPYPQADLTEAWKKVLFNQFHDIMAGSGIHALYVDAGRDHAEVRRTGRQELHEALGELAAHAATAGPGVPVVVFNPLSWTRTGVVEVEAQFDRAAPAVEVRAPSGEIMLSENGPLDPATHRASVRFVAQDVPALGYAVFHLVPVARAQLQPSPLVASVDTLENEFLRVRVDPATGCITSLFDKAHQREALPPGACGNLLQTFVDKPKAWDAWNIDADFEKQKWDLTQPEEVRLVESGPVRAVLRVVKKFQRSTFTQDITVYAHVPRVDVRMSADWHEQHILLKVAFPVGAHSDFATFEIPYGSIQRPTTRNTPAEQAQFEVPALRWADLSDAHGGLSLLNDCKYGYDATGNVLRLSLLRSPVWPDPTADQGFHRFTYSLYPHAGSWKDADTVHQGYELNTPLLAMAAAPHPGPLPAAFSFASLAPGNLVLTAVKKAEDDDGLIFRFYESAGRKTEARLRLPAGAERAWETNLMEKPERELSLHDGEVRLATGPYEIKCVKVMFAAPAQAAGPHPQP, via the coding sequence ATGAGAAACACCATCCTGCGCTGTGCGCCCGGCTTGCTCCTTCTCGCCGCGCTCCCCGCTCTGGCGCTTCCGCCCCAGGCCGCCGGCGCGCCAAACGCGGCGCGCGACTGGAAGCCTATCGTCGCCCGCTTCGACGCCATCACCACCATCCCGCTGCCCGAGTGGCGCTTCCATGCGGTGGACGGCACGCCCGGCGAGGCCGAGGAGACCGACGACACAAGCTGGCAGTCCTACCAGACAAGAAAGGAGTGGACCACGGGTTCGGCGTGGCTGCGCCGCACAGTGGAACTGCCTGCGCTGTTGCACGGCTACGACCTTCGCGGCGCGCGCCTGCTGCTGCACATCGACCTGGAGGGCGAGACCACGCCGCGGGTGGCGGTGTACGTCAACGGGCGGCAGGTGGCCGAAGGCGAGGACCTGGACACTGCTCTGATCTCGCCCAGCGTCGAGCCCGGGACGAAGCTGCTGCTCGCCATCCGCGTGCAGGTGCTGCCCGGCAAGACCGTGCTGCGGCGGTCGCAGCTCGACTTCCAGCCTGCGCCCGGCCGCCCCGATCCTCGCATGCTGCTGGAGGAGTGCCAGTCCGCCGACCTGGTGATCCGCGGCGTCGCCGAACAGCAGGCGGAGCGTGAGGCCTACGTGGATTCCGCCCTGGCGGCGGTGGACTGGGCCGCGCTGGAGCGCGGCGACCAGGCCGGCTTCGACCAGTCTCTGCGCGCGGCCCAGGCGAAGCTGCAGCCGCTGGATGCCTGGCTGAAGAGCTTCACCATCCACGCCACCGGCAACACCCACATCGACATGGCCTGGCTGTGGCCGGCCAGCGAGACCGTGGACGTGGTGCGCAACACCTTCTCCAGCGCCCTGGAACTCATGCAGGAGTACCCCGACTTCACCTTCACCATGTCCACCGCCCAGGCCTACGCCTGGATGGAGGAGAAGTACCCCTCGCTCTTCCAGCAGATCCAGGAGCGGGTGAAGGAGGGGCGGTGGGAACCCATCGGCGGCATGTGGGTAGAGCCCGACCTCAACATCCCGGACGGCGAGTCGCTGGTGCGCCAGATCCTGATCGGCAAGCGCTACTTCAAAGAAAAGTTAGGCGTGGACATCCGCACCGGGTGGAACCCCGACTCCTTCGGCTACAACTGGCAACTGCCGCAGATCTACAAGAAGTCGGGCTTCGACTTCTTCGTCACCCAGAAGATCTACTGGAACGAGACCACCAAGTTCCCCTACTCCGTCTTCTGGTGGGAGTCGCCCGACGGCACCCGCATCCTGACCTATTTCCCGCACGACTACGCCAATCCGCTGGAACCCGTGCGCATGGCCGATCATCTGGGCGAGTTCCAGCGCAAGGCCCACTACCCCGAGATGATGTTCCTCTACGGCGTGGGCGACCACGGCGGCGGACCCACGCGCGAGATGCTGGAAACGGCGCGCCGCTGGCAGCAGCCGGGGGCCATCTATCCCCGCCTCGAATTGGGCAAGGCGCAGCCCTACCTCGATCAGTTGGCCGCCGCCGCTCCCCAGGCCAACTTCCCCGTCTGGGACAGCGAGCTTTATTTGGAGTATCACCGCGGCACCTTCACCACCCAGGCCGAGACCAAGAAGGCGAACCGGCGCAACGAAGTGCTGCTGCTGGAGGCGGAGAAGTTCTCCTCCCTGGCTTCGCTCTACGGGCGGCCGTATCCGCAGGCCGATCTCACCGAGGCCTGGAAAAAGGTGCTGTTCAACCAGTTCCACGACATCATGGCGGGCTCGGGCATCCACGCGCTGTACGTGGACGCCGGCCGCGACCACGCCGAGGTGCGCCGCACCGGCCGCCAGGAGCTTCATGAAGCGCTGGGCGAGCTCGCCGCCCACGCCGCCACCGCCGGGCCCGGCGTCCCCGTGGTGGTCTTCAATCCGCTCTCCTGGACTCGCACCGGGGTGGTCGAGGTGGAAGCGCAGTTCGACCGGGCGGCTCCCGCGGTGGAAGTGCGCGCGCCGTCGGGCGAGATCATGCTCTCCGAGAACGGGCCGCTCGACCCAGCCACCCACCGGGCGAGCGTGCGCTTCGTCGCACAGGATGTGCCCGCGCTCGGCTACGCCGTCTTTCACCTGGTGCCCGTCGCCCGCGCCCAGCTCCAGCCTTCTCCCCTGGTGGCCTCGGTCGACACCCTGGAGAACGAGTTCCTGCGGGTGCGCGTGGACCCCGCGACCGGCTGCATCACCAGCCTCTTCGACAAGGCGCACCAGCGGGAGGCGCTGCCTCCCGGCGCCTGCGGCAACCTGCTCCAGACCTTTGTGGACAAGCCCAAGGCCTGGGACGCCTGGAACATCGACGCCGACTTCGAGAAGCAGAAGTGGGACCTCACCCAGCCGGAGGAGGTCAGGCTGGTGGAGAGCGGCCCGGTGCGCGCCGTCCTGCGCGTGGTCAAGAAGTTCCAGAGGTCCACCTTCACCCAGGACATCACCGTCTACGCCCATGTGCCGCGGGTGGACGTGCGCATGTCGGCCGACTGGCACGAGCAGCACATCCTGCTGAAAGTAGCCTTCCCCGTGGGCGCGCACAGCGACTTCGCCACCTTCGAGATCCCCTACGGCAGCATCCAGCGCCCCACCACGCGCAACACCCCCGCGGAGCAGGCGCAGTTCGAGGTGCCGGCGCTGCGCTGGGCCGACCTCTCCGATGCCCACGGCGGTCTCAGCCTGCTCAACGACTGCAAGTACGGCTACGACGCCACGGGCAACGTGCTGCGGCTGTCGCTGCTGCGCTCGCCGGTGTGGCCCGATCCCACCGCCGACCAGGGTTTCCACCGCTTCACCTACTCCCTCTACCCTCACGCCGGCTCCTGGAAGGACGCCGACACCGTGCACCAGGGATACGAGCTCAATACTCCCTTGCTGGCCATGGCCGCGGCGCCCCACCCCGGGCCGTTGCCCGCCGCCTTCTCCTTCGCCTCGCTCGCGCCCGGCAACCTCGTGCTCACCGCCGTCAAGAAGGCGGAGGACGACGATGGCCTGATCTTCCGCTTCTACGAATCCGCCGGGCGCAAGACCGAGGCCCGGCTGCGGCTTCCCGCCGGCGCCGAACGCGCCTGGGAGACCAACCTGATGGAGAAGCCGGAGCGGGAACTCTCCCTCCACGACGGCGAGGTGAGGCTGGCCACCGGTCCCTACGAGATCAAGTGCGTGAAGGTGATGTTCGCGGCGCCGGCGCAAGCCGCCGGCCCGCATCCTCAACCGTGA
- a CDS encoding RidA family protein, protein MPRIEERLRSLGLVLPPPTKPPQGVVFPFQFVRVVGRRALISGHGPQSPDGAVAEPRGKVGRELTLEQGYTAARLTALSILGSLQRALGDLDRIAAWGRVLGMVNSAPGFNRQPAVINGFSDLILEVFGPDTGAHSRSAVGMAELPFDIPVEIEGEVELIG, encoded by the coding sequence ATGCCACGAATCGAAGAGCGCTTGCGGAGCCTGGGGCTGGTTTTGCCTCCGCCGACGAAGCCGCCACAGGGCGTGGTCTTCCCTTTTCAGTTCGTGCGTGTCGTGGGCCGACGGGCGCTGATCTCCGGACACGGCCCGCAGAGCCCCGACGGCGCCGTCGCCGAGCCGCGCGGCAAAGTGGGGCGCGAACTCACCCTGGAACAGGGCTACACCGCGGCGCGGCTCACCGCGCTCTCCATCCTGGGCAGCCTGCAGCGCGCACTCGGCGACCTGGACCGCATCGCCGCCTGGGGCCGCGTCCTCGGCATGGTCAACTCGGCGCCCGGCTTCAATCGCCAGCCCGCCGTCATCAACGGCTTCTCCGACCTCATCCTGGAGGTCTTCGGGCCGGACACCGGAGCGCACAGCCGCAGCGCGGTGGGCATGGCCGAGCTGCCCTTCGACATCCCGGTGGAGATCGAAGGCGAGGTAGAACTGATCGGATGA
- a CDS encoding HypC/HybG/HupF family hydrogenase formation chaperone: MCLAVPGKILSTEERGGARTARVMFGGITKQAYLDFVPEAGVGDYVMVHVGFAISKVDAAEAARTYEILEQMGLLEAELGPPEPAGTA, translated from the coding sequence ATGTGCCTGGCCGTGCCCGGAAAGATCCTCTCCACCGAAGAGCGCGGCGGCGCGCGCACCGCCCGCGTGATGTTCGGCGGCATCACCAAGCAGGCCTACCTGGACTTCGTTCCCGAGGCCGGGGTCGGCGACTACGTGATGGTGCACGTGGGCTTCGCCATCAGCAAGGTAGACGCCGCCGAGGCCGCCCGCACCTACGAGATCCTCGAGCAGATGGGACTGCTGGAGGCGGAATTGGGTCCGCCCGAGCCTGCCGGCACGGCCTGA
- a CDS encoding MarR family winged helix-turn-helix transcriptional regulator, with protein MAGTRSGEVIHDFLGSAHIFTSAVNDVVEKRLLREVAGAELTFSQFRLLKLVEMTDARTIGDVALFLGISNAAASKAVDKLVRQGLLGRCEGAPDRREIRLSLTPPAQRLLDAYAQLKDRKLARIFRQFAPEDLRRASQLLDRLSAGLVDHTAKVDEVCLQCGIYFREKCLVRQLVKRNCFYHRNKSHKPRPPQPGNGAAPKFALPAAKG; from the coding sequence ATGGCCGGTACCCGCAGCGGAGAGGTGATCCACGACTTCCTGGGCAGCGCCCACATCTTCACCTCGGCGGTGAACGACGTGGTGGAGAAGCGCCTGCTGCGTGAGGTGGCCGGCGCCGAGCTCACCTTCTCCCAGTTCCGTCTGCTCAAGCTGGTGGAGATGACCGACGCCCGCACCATCGGGGACGTCGCCCTCTTCCTGGGCATCTCCAACGCCGCCGCCAGCAAGGCGGTGGACAAGCTGGTGCGCCAGGGGCTGCTGGGCCGCTGCGAGGGCGCCCCCGACCGCCGCGAGATCCGCCTCTCCCTCACCCCGCCCGCCCAGCGCCTGCTGGACGCCTACGCCCAACTCAAGGACCGCAAGCTGGCCCGCATCTTCCGCCAGTTCGCACCCGAGGATCTGAGGCGCGCCTCCCAACTGCTCGACCGCCTCTCCGCCGGCCTCGTGGACCACACCGCCAAGGTGGACGAGGTCTGCCTGCAGTGCGGCATCTACTTCCGCGAGAAGTGCCTGGTCCGCCAGTTGGTGAAGCGCAACTGCTTCTACCATCGCAACAAGAGCCACAAGCCCCGCCCGCCCCAGCCCGGCAATGGGGCGGCGCCCAAGTTCGCCCTGCCGGCCGCCAAGGGTTAA
- a CDS encoding hydrogenase maturation protease: MLEAEPSELPEFCLKPTLVLGCGNTLFGDDGFGCALVDYVAAHCDVPEAVCLLDVGTGVRKLLFTLCLSPRRPRRLLILDAFDAGRAPGELFELDPAEIPAVKLDDFSLHQLPTSNLLRELQESCGVEVRVLACQTGPLPEEIRPGLSPEVGAALPRAAGWLTGRYFGGEGRGRAGEDLTGAPSPGIN, from the coding sequence ATGCTGGAAGCGGAGCCAAGCGAGCTGCCGGAGTTTTGCCTCAAGCCCACCCTGGTGCTGGGCTGCGGCAACACCCTGTTTGGCGATGACGGTTTCGGGTGCGCCTTGGTGGACTACGTCGCGGCCCACTGCGACGTCCCCGAAGCCGTCTGCCTGCTGGACGTGGGCACGGGGGTGCGCAAGCTGCTCTTCACCCTGTGCCTCAGCCCGCGCCGGCCGCGCCGCCTGCTCATCCTCGACGCCTTCGACGCCGGCCGCGCCCCCGGGGAACTGTTCGAGCTCGATCCCGCCGAGATCCCGGCGGTCAAGCTCGACGACTTCTCCCTGCACCAGCTCCCCACCTCCAACCTGCTGCGCGAATTGCAGGAGAGCTGCGGGGTAGAGGTACGGGTGCTGGCTTGCCAGACCGGACCCTTGCCGGAGGAGATCCGTCCCGGCCTCTCGCCCGAGGTGGGAGCCGCCCTGCCGCGCGCCGCCGGCTGGCTGACAGGCCGGTACTTCGGCGGCGAGGGTCGCGGGAGGGCCGGGGAGGACTTGACAGGGGCGCCGTCCCCGGGCATTAATTAA
- a CDS encoding Ni/Fe hydrogenase subunit alpha, with translation MAKTLVIQPVTRIEGHAKVTIQLNDAGNVDTARVNVIELRGFEKFCLGRPVEDMPRITPRICGVCPWSHHLAAAKATDAVFGVTPPPAGAKLRELCNSVAYMEEHILHFYFLAGADFLLGPDADYSVRNVIGILQAAPEVARRVVKVRHMCAKMLEILAGKPIHPQAAVPGGFSKPLLPAERDQLRKMADEALELAKFSIAFAKENVFPKYLEVVKSLGVITTGFLGTVSKDGALDLYDGQARLMKPDGSFEDFSYDHYTDFIAEHIEPWSYLKFPYAKKWGEGFSMDVDKPQGVYRTNTLARINVCDKIATPLAQKELEEFRQKFGRPAQLTLLYHWARLIELLYNAENAVRLLDDPEITSTETRVKVTPRAARGVGVTEAPRGTLIHDYETDADGMVTNVNLIVGTTHNNAPINMSVTQAAKSLIHDGKYDQGVLNTVEMSIRAYDPCLSCATHRLDGKLAVRLDIVDAEGKLLDSLAN, from the coding sequence ATGGCTAAGACACTCGTGATCCAACCCGTCACCCGCATCGAGGGCCACGCCAAGGTCACCATCCAGCTCAACGACGCCGGCAACGTGGACACGGCGCGGGTCAACGTCATCGAACTGCGCGGCTTCGAGAAGTTCTGCCTGGGCCGCCCGGTGGAGGACATGCCCCGCATCACCCCGCGCATCTGCGGCGTCTGTCCCTGGTCGCACCATCTGGCGGCGGCCAAGGCCACCGACGCGGTCTTCGGGGTCACACCCCCGCCCGCGGGCGCCAAGCTGCGCGAACTCTGCAACTCGGTCGCCTACATGGAGGAGCACATCCTGCACTTCTACTTCCTGGCGGGCGCCGACTTCCTGCTCGGTCCGGACGCCGATTACTCGGTGCGCAACGTGATCGGCATCCTGCAGGCCGCGCCCGAGGTCGCCCGCCGTGTGGTCAAGGTGCGGCACATGTGCGCCAAGATGCTCGAGATCCTGGCGGGCAAGCCCATCCATCCCCAGGCGGCGGTGCCCGGCGGTTTCAGCAAGCCCCTGCTGCCCGCCGAGCGCGACCAGCTCCGCAAGATGGCGGACGAGGCCCTGGAATTGGCCAAGTTCTCCATCGCCTTCGCCAAGGAGAACGTCTTCCCCAAGTACCTGGAGGTGGTGAAGTCGCTGGGGGTGATCACCACCGGGTTCCTGGGCACGGTGAGCAAGGACGGCGCGCTCGACCTCTACGACGGCCAAGCCCGCCTGATGAAGCCGGACGGCTCGTTCGAGGACTTCTCCTACGACCACTACACCGACTTCATCGCCGAGCACATCGAGCCCTGGAGCTACCTGAAGTTCCCCTACGCCAAGAAGTGGGGCGAAGGCTTTTCCATGGACGTGGACAAGCCCCAGGGCGTGTACCGCACCAATACCCTGGCGCGCATCAACGTCTGCGACAAGATCGCCACTCCCTTGGCGCAAAAGGAGCTGGAGGAGTTCCGCCAGAAGTTCGGGCGGCCCGCGCAGCTCACCCTGCTCTATCACTGGGCGCGGCTGATCGAACTGCTCTACAACGCCGAGAATGCCGTCCGCCTGCTCGACGATCCGGAGATCACCAGCACCGAGACCCGCGTGAAGGTGACCCCCCGGGCGGCGCGCGGCGTGGGCGTGACCGAGGCCCCGCGCGGCACTCTCATCCACGACTACGAGACCGATGCCGACGGCATGGTGACCAACGTCAACCTCATCGTCGGCACCACCCACAACAACGCTCCCATCAACATGTCGGTCACCCAGGCCGCCAAGAGCCTCATTCACGACGGCAAGTATGACCAGGGAGTGCTCAACACCGTGGAGATGTCCATCCGCGCCTACGATCCTTGCCTCTCCTGCGCTACCCATCGTCTGGACGGCAAGCTGGCGGTGCGCCTGGACATCGTGGACGCGGAAGGCAAGCTGCTCGATTCGCTGGCCAACTAG
- a CDS encoding hydrogenase iron-sulfur subunit has product MEEKSSGASFEPLILTFCCYWCAYAGADLAGTSRLQYPPNIRIIRVQCSGMVHPNLVIEALTKGADGVLMLGCHPGDCHYLEGNLRAKARADAIDLMLQDFGLEPERFRLEWVSAAEGPRFAQVVTEMVEQIRKLGPSPYRTQ; this is encoded by the coding sequence ATGGAAGAGAAGAGCAGCGGCGCCAGCTTCGAGCCCCTCATCCTGACCTTCTGCTGCTACTGGTGCGCCTACGCGGGGGCCGACCTGGCGGGCACCTCGCGCCTGCAGTATCCGCCCAACATCCGCATCATCCGGGTGCAGTGCAGCGGCATGGTCCACCCCAACCTGGTCATCGAGGCGCTCACCAAGGGCGCCGACGGGGTGCTGATGCTGGGCTGCCATCCCGGCGATTGCCATTACCTGGAAGGCAACCTGCGCGCCAAGGCGCGCGCCGATGCCATCGATCTCATGCTCCAGGATTTCGGTCTGGAGCCGGAGCGCTTCCGCCTGGAGTGGGTCTCGGCCGCGGAAGGGCCGCGCTTCGCCCAGGTGGTCACTGAGATGGTCGAACAGATCCGGAAACTGGGCCCTAGTCCCTATCGCACGCAATAG